Proteins from one Corticium candelabrum chromosome 4, ooCorCand1.1, whole genome shotgun sequence genomic window:
- the LOC134177897 gene encoding uncharacterized protein LOC134177897 isoform X1, producing MRKSTTKAVAATTESEELCRCSYCHSFATNILPRLTNARLSARQPMGVRNRKQRGNDDINMHNNRRGVVLLPRKVYRGPFHERQNKRRGKVNRKSLESIKGSSFSYFRVGNPVSSLMPGEARQRRCSTGSEFDESACSLECTSISTAQQLVLDKLRSELEELQSANRRLEVERLALFDTMDQHLTAARQRIRARLREESLKRDKIETKLKQHKKRIF from the exons ACTACAAAGGCTGTTGCAGCTACTACGGAAAGTGAAGAGTTGTGTCGTTGTTCGTACTGCCACTCATTTGCCACAAATATTTTACCTCGCCTCACCAACGCCCGACTCTCGGCTAGACAACCGATGGGTGttagaaacagaaaacaacgTGGAAATGATGACATCAATATGCATAACAATCGTAGGGGCGTGGTCTTACTTCCTCGGAAAGTGTATCGAG GACCTTTTCATGAACGACAGAATAAACGCCGCGGCAAAGTAAATCGGAAAAGTCTAGAATCGataaa AGGTAGCAGCTTCTCTTATTTCAGAGTTGGAAATCCTGTAAG CAGTCTAATGCCTGGCGAAGCAAGACAGCGCAGATGCTCGACCGGAAGTGAATTTGACGAATCAGCGTGCAGCCTGGAATGCACGTCAATCTCCACAGCACAACAGCT TGTGCTAGACAAACTGAGAAGCGAATTGGAGGAGTTGCAATCGGCTAACCGACGACTCGAGGTCGAGAGACTCGCATTGTTTGACACAATGGATCAGCATCTGACAGCAGCCAGACAACGCATCAGAGCGCGTCTACGCGAAGAAAGCCTTAAACGAGACAAAATCGAAACGAAACTGAAGCAACACAAGAAACGGATTTTTTAA
- the LOC134177897 gene encoding uncharacterized protein LOC134177897 isoform X2: MRKSTTKAVAATTESEELCRCSYCHSFATNILPRLTNARLSARQPMGVRNRKQRGNDDINMHNNRRGVVLLPRKVYRGPFHERQNKRRGKVNRKSLESIKGSSFSYFRVGNPVSLMPGEARQRRCSTGSEFDESACSLECTSISTAQQLVLDKLRSELEELQSANRRLEVERLALFDTMDQHLTAARQRIRARLREESLKRDKIETKLKQHKKRIF; the protein is encoded by the exons ACTACAAAGGCTGTTGCAGCTACTACGGAAAGTGAAGAGTTGTGTCGTTGTTCGTACTGCCACTCATTTGCCACAAATATTTTACCTCGCCTCACCAACGCCCGACTCTCGGCTAGACAACCGATGGGTGttagaaacagaaaacaacgTGGAAATGATGACATCAATATGCATAACAATCGTAGGGGCGTGGTCTTACTTCCTCGGAAAGTGTATCGAG GACCTTTTCATGAACGACAGAATAAACGCCGCGGCAAAGTAAATCGGAAAAGTCTAGAATCGataaa AGGTAGCAGCTTCTCTTATTTCAGAGTTGGAAATCCTGTAAG TCTAATGCCTGGCGAAGCAAGACAGCGCAGATGCTCGACCGGAAGTGAATTTGACGAATCAGCGTGCAGCCTGGAATGCACGTCAATCTCCACAGCACAACAGCT TGTGCTAGACAAACTGAGAAGCGAATTGGAGGAGTTGCAATCGGCTAACCGACGACTCGAGGTCGAGAGACTCGCATTGTTTGACACAATGGATCAGCATCTGACAGCAGCCAGACAACGCATCAGAGCGCGTCTACGCGAAGAAAGCCTTAAACGAGACAAAATCGAAACGAAACTGAAGCAACACAAGAAACGGATTTTTTAA
- the LOC134177896 gene encoding protein CBFA2T1-like has translation MMATTSPAGDLSQPYMVGTRSGVVPAGSHGVPIVAEVRSLCSPSGAVPAASSAPRHSSSPPGHASDLVPPVAGARQLAKLKRFLTSILQYAHDISPDIGDKVQDLVVRVLNSLITPEEFHKQFQEVTNFPLRSFVLPFLKQNLSLLAKELLQVSGSGRSASLGQRFVQQVQGSPRVGVSSLNLYDKRPASIADVDALTPASEERRNIMDTKERSADALTKAMDSLAPPPKKPKLVGDVASGRDPQSPVTSVTGGLRTAVAVGTRGGSSSIPNGTDVGILSGGKLVEPPELGNKCADDWQHIDTMLQCVMGMVDRTKRAVAVLQQRAQADRDEVIGWAKQQVNNAELEVKRKAGEVMAKAMKQAEESVHEVKKRAEDAVADVKRTAVVELQKAVTTAEGRHKEAMAALQAQMDNGIAEARRQAAEEAFELANQQEDSTENCWNCGRKASETCSGCNVARYCGSFCQHKDWDNHHHVCGQVVHPPDPTESGEQIVNENTAENTADNKDQTDNHDMTGPKEAAAEETEGNTNTVTSSEGQTKTVNEFPVHS, from the exons ATGATGGCGACTACGTCACCAGCTGGCGATTTATCGCAGCCGTATATGGTTGGGACGCGTAGTGGTGTCGTTCCAGCTGGTTCACACGGTGTTCCAATAGTCGCTGAAGTTCGCTCCTTGTGCTCGCCATCGGGCGCAGTTCCGGCCGCGTCTTCCGCGCCGCGTCATTCATCCTCACCCCCCGGGCATGCGTCGGACCTCGTCCCACCGGTGGCGGGCGCGCGACAGTTAGCCAAGTTGAAGCGCTTTCTGACGTCGATACTGCAATACGCGCACGACATCTCACCGGATATCGGCGACAAAGTGCAAGATCTCGTCGTTCGTGTGCTG AATTCGCTGATAACTCCCGAGGAATTCCACAAACAGTTCCAGGAAGTCACCAACTTTCCTCTCCGTTCGTTCGTCTTGCCTTTTCTCAAG CAAAATTTGAGTCTGTTGGCTAAGGAGCTACTGCAGGTGTCCGGCAGTGGCAGGTCGGCGAGTCTCGGTCAACGGTTTGTGCAGCAGGTGCAGGGATCGCCTCGAGTCGGAGTGTCATCACTGAACCTGTACGATAAACGACCAGCAAGCATTGCAGACGTCGACGCCCTAACTCCGGCTTCCGAGGAGCGAAGGAACATAATGGACAC aaAAGAAAGGTCAGCAGATGCTCTCACTAAGGCAATGGACTCACTAGCTCCACCGCCTAAGAAACCGAAACTCGTTG GGGATGTTGCCTCTGGTCGAGATCCACAGTCTCCTGTCACGTCTGTGACTGGAGGGTTGAGGACTGCCGTTGCTGTTGGAACGAGGG GAGGGAGTAGTTCGATACCGAATGGTACGGACGTGGGGATATTGTCGGGTGGAAAGCTTGTGGAGCCTCCTGAGTTGGGCAACAAGTGTGCGGACGACTGGCAGCATATTGACACT atgttgCAGTGTGTGATGGGAATGGTGGATCGAACAAAGCGTGCCGTCGCCGTCTTGCAACAGAGAGCTCAAGCGGATCGCGACGAGGTCATTGGCTGGGCAAAACAGCAAGTCAACAATGCAGAGCTGGAAGTGAAACGTAAAGCAGGAGAAGTGATGGCCAAAGCAATGAAACAAG CGGAAGAATCCGTCCACGAAGTGAAGAAACGAGCAGAAGATGCAGTAGCCGATGTGAAGAGAACGGCAGTAGTTGAACTACAGAAGGCAGTCACGACAGCCGAAGGAAGGCACAAAGAGGCAATGGCTGCTCTACAGGCTCAAATGGATAATGGTATTGCTGAAGCAAGAAGGCAGGCAGCGGAAGAAGCATTCGAACTTGCCAATCAGCAAGAAGACAGTACAGAG AATTGTTGGAATTGTGGTCGGAAAGCGAGCGAGACATGTAGCGGATGTAATGTCGCTCGATACTGCGGGTCATTCTGTCAACACAAAGACTGGGACAATCACCACCACGTCTGCGGGCAGGTAGTACACCCCCCTGATCCTACCGAGTCCGGAGAGCAAATTGTGAACGAGAACACAGCTGAGAACACAGCGGACAACAAGgaccaaacagacaaccacGACATGACGGGTCCCAAAGAGGCCGCTGCCGAAGAAACCGAAGGAAACACAAACACGGTGACCAGCAGCGAGGGACAAACGAAGACAGTCAACGAGTTCCCCGTCCATTCATAA
- the LOC134177899 gene encoding magnesium-dependent phosphatase 1-like isoform X2, with translation MTLARRRNEPELIVFDLDYTLWPFWVDTHVSPPFKSDGKGGAYDRNNYHIELYPDVRDLLNELAEKEIKLAAASRTEAPAAAHDLLKELNMDNYFHYKEIYPGSKTAHFKRFRAMSGVRYIDMLFFDDEQRNITDISRLGVTCALVHTGLTRHAFHTAMDEFIRTRQT, from the exons ATGACTTTAGCAAGGCGTAGAAATGAACCAGAACTGATTGTGTTTGATCTCG ATTACACGCTTTGGCCATTTTGGGTCGATACCCATGTTAGTCCTCCATTCAAGTCAGATGG TAAAGGAGGCGCATATGATAGAAACAACTACCACATAGAACTTTATCCTGACGTCCGAGATCTCCTCAACGAATTAGCAGAGAAAGAAATTAAACTAGCAGCAGCCTCACG AACGGAAGCACCGGCTGCTGCTCACGACCTACTCAAAGAGCTCAACATGGACAATTATTTTCACTACAAAGAAATATATCCGGGATCGAAAACAGCACACTTCAAAAG GTTCAGAGCAATGTCGGGAGTGAGGTACATCGACATGCTCTTCTTCGACGACGAACAACGCAACATTACAGACATCAGCAGACTGG GAGTGACGTGTGCTCTAGTACACACTGGCCTCACTCGGCATGCTTTTCACACAGCAATGGATGAGTTTATCAGAACTAGGCAAACGTGA
- the LOC134177899 gene encoding magnesium-dependent phosphatase 1-like isoform X1 — MTLARRRNEPELIVFDLDYTLWPFWVDTHVSPPFKSDGKGGAYDRNNYHIELYPDVRDLLNELAEKEIKLAAASRTEAPAAAHDLLKELNMDNYFHYKEIYPGSKTAHFKSKLPFRFRAMSGVRYIDMLFFDDEQRNITDISRLGVTCALVHTGLTRHAFHTAMDEFIRTRQT, encoded by the exons ATGACTTTAGCAAGGCGTAGAAATGAACCAGAACTGATTGTGTTTGATCTCG ATTACACGCTTTGGCCATTTTGGGTCGATACCCATGTTAGTCCTCCATTCAAGTCAGATGG TAAAGGAGGCGCATATGATAGAAACAACTACCACATAGAACTTTATCCTGACGTCCGAGATCTCCTCAACGAATTAGCAGAGAAAGAAATTAAACTAGCAGCAGCCTCACG AACGGAAGCACCGGCTGCTGCTCACGACCTACTCAAAGAGCTCAACATGGACAATTATTTTCACTACAAAGAAATATATCCGGGATCGAAAACAGCACACTTCAAAAG CAAATTGCCGTTCAGGTTCAGAGCAATGTCGGGAGTGAGGTACATCGACATGCTCTTCTTCGACGACGAACAACGCAACATTACAGACATCAGCAGACTGG GAGTGACGTGTGCTCTAGTACACACTGGCCTCACTCGGCATGCTTTTCACACAGCAATGGATGAGTTTATCAGAACTAGGCAAACGTGA
- the LOC134177898 gene encoding uncharacterized protein LOC134177898: MAAAADVETDETVEQAPSVSNDLEDATEVSIEALSKDFATLFCVETSRKTGGMEATTDDILARLDEYYQLVERIHQESEAAFEQTLPALQAQCDELTAVFRSIDQLEAFIAVVRENVTELEKKVALADKELSVNPIKRAFQKVELPAFLKRRTGFGSKVLQQPHSDKKWQRPDIFQTDDYLGKPS; the protein is encoded by the exons atGGCCGCAGCAGCAGACGTCGAGACCGATGAGACGGTAGAACAAGCGCCCAGCGTCTCGAACGATTTAGAAGATGCGACAGAAGTTAGTATCGAGGCTTTGTCTAAAGACTTCGCTACCCTGTTTTGCGTTGAGACGTCGAGAAAG ACTGGCGGTATGGAGGCTACCACAGACGACATCTTGGCGCGACTGGATGAATATTACCAGCTTGTAGAAAGG ATTCACCAAGAGTCAGAGGCCGCCTTCGAACAGACATTGCCTGCACTTCAGGCTCAGTGTGATGAATTGACTGCAGTATTTAGGAGCATCGACCAGTTGGAG GCATTTATTGCTGTTGTTCGGGAGAATGTAACTGAGCTGGAAAAGAAAGTAGCCTTAGCAGACAAAGAACTCTCTGTAAATCCCATAAAACGAGCTTTTCAGAAAGTAGAACTTCCCGCATTTCTAAag AGAAGAACGGGCTTTGGATCGAAAGTACTACAGCAGCCGCATTCCGACAAGAAATGGCAGCGACCAGATATATTTCAAACTGATGATTATCTTGGCAAGCCTTCGTGA